The genomic region TGGATCATCTTAATGATGAATATATAGGACAATATTATTAAAGACAGAGGGCCAAGAAGAACAGTAACAGCAATAGTACTAGATATCTGTAGAGCAGTAGAATAGTCAGTGCACGCCAAGCTGAACACACTTGGAGTGGAGCAGAAACAGCTCTTAATTTTGTTTTTGCCGCAGTAATTAATTTGCGCACTCCGTATTGTGCTGTGAGATGGCGCAATAGCAGCTAAAATCCAGACAAGGCTACAGAGAATGGCAGCAAACTTATTGGTTACTATGGAGGGATATCTCAGCGGCTTGCAAATGGCAACATAACGATCAAGTGCCATCACCATGATGAGAAAAGAGTCAAGTGACCCGAGAAAGTGGACAAAAAATAACTGAGTGATGCATCCTGGTACAGACATTGATCCATCTCCATTCCAGTACTTGGCTACAATTTTGGGCAAGGTGATTGTGTCAAATAGCAGGTCTGAGAGAGCGAGATTTCCAATGAACTTGTACATCGGGTGGTGTAGATTCCGTTGTGAAAATACCAGTAATATCACAATGCCGTTTGTAATCAATGACATGTTATAGATGAGGAACATTGCCACAGATACCAGAATCTCATATTTCTCGGGGAGTCCCGGGAAGACAAGAAGTTCATATGAAAAAATACCAGAATTATTAGCCATTAGCTTGTCCAAAAAGAAGATCTTCTGGAGAAGAAAACAATAATAATGGGATACCATGATTTACTCAGTCGTACTAATCTTACATAAAGTGCACAAATAATTTAAAGGTAGTATTTCTGTCCCACATATTGATATAAAGAGGATACAGGTTCTTCGAACACATTCATTTTACAGAATATTAACTGAGATGACAGAGATTTTATAATCAATATCAGAAATATTAAACCTTTATTTCTGAACACTTTCCAATAACATAAAAAACCCTGATATTTCAAGATATTTGTAACGGCCCCTGGTGCTCTGGACCTGGAACAAACCACAGTTTGGTTGGCTTTGTTGTATTCATATATTGAAAATGAACGTTCTTCCCAAAGTTTTGTACATACAGCAGACCTTGATAGTACTCTCATCTGGTCACACAAACACCCTAGATTATCACTCAAGGTACTGACGGGGCACAAAACACAGGGTGACCGGATTCAGATGTGTAAGGAAAGAGTTTAAGTTTTATATTCTAGAAAGAGTTTAAGttttataataacaattaaactaTTTCCTAACACATCTGATTCATTCTGCAGGTGTGGACTCACAGGTGACACCACaggccacatatggtggtcatgtaaAGTGATACATACATACTGGATTATGATAACAGCACTAATCCAAATGATCACGGGAATACAATTAACCACCTCACCTAAAatccttctatttctcctataCCCTTTTTCTGTACCCATACCTGATCACAGGCTCCTTAACCATCTTACAACAGCCACAAATCTTCTGATATCCATATACTGGAAAAAAAACTCACCACCCTCACAATCAGGGACTGGATCTCTTGAGCTGAATCTATTAGGGTCATGGATGAACTACATTCGCACTCATATGCCCAATACCTCAGTAGTTGGAAACCGTGGTTAGACTACTTGAAATCTCTACCCAACCATTAAGACCCTTACCTCCCCCATCCACTTAATCATGGACTACACCAGGATTTCTCTTAAACTCTTCTCCAAGGTTATTCTCCACCAGGCCACACACTACCCACACTCACGCCACCGGGATATACCAGCTCCTTATGCtatattttaaaatcaatataaGCAAGTTACAGTCTATTGTACAAACAGCAACACTGTCAGTACGCAGATGTTTCTGGTTTATTTAAAGCATTATATCtagattttgttttcactgtccaCCACAAGATTGTAAGTCATTCTTAAATGTATAGATCTCAGGCTGAATTGCGAATTCATTTCCATAACcaaaattatttactaaagtgagaattagaaaaaaaaaatggaaaaaatctggtgaaaatgacTGAATAAAGACTGCAatagcaattctcatatttactaaaagcCAAGTTTGATTGAGCAAATCTGCAGCAATCAGCTAGATGCATTTATTGTCCAGACTAAAATCAGGGCTTTCGCATCCAAACCTGATACAAAGTATACGATTCTgaagattcacaaagcaccgATTTAATAAAATTCTAGCaggatgcacattcacaaatGATCATTTGTTTGCCTTTATGCAATCCAACCATTGTTTTTGCCTATTTTCCAACTGGTTGCTAGGTCTTCAAATgggtaagtagtttttttttttaattcggtCCAGATTTAAATAATTTCAGCTATCTGGAGGTGTTTGGTCTAGCTGAAATCCAAATCTGAATTGAAAAGTCCAGACATTGATAAATAGCGTGAACAATGCCTGGGTTTAGCAGTTTGGTTGGCCCTGTATGCAGTCGGATAGTTTTGCCCCATTCAGTATGGGGCCATTCAGACTTAGTGGATAACTCcataagtgaattcaaagtgaattacggTACAAATTTAGGAACAAAGTAGTCAAACGGAAAGCATTGATAACTTAGatatgaaattcaatttgaatttattttaaattcttactttagttaataaccttgtaagtgttctgggtgcctaacTGATGGTCCAGAAATGCTGATAGTCATAACTGATAGACCAAAAATGTACCTGATCTCTTGGTACCATTTGGGCACCATGCACTTTAGAGCAATGAAGAGGTgctcacagtactttactgatttttaaaaatgttaatattgaaaaaaaaaaaaaagaaagaaatatatatatattaaaaacataacACAATGAATACAACTCATAAACAAGGGGAAGACATTAAGATAGTACAAGATAGATAAATTCAATTCTAGCCAAAAAATAACAATTCATATAATCTTTAGAATAATAATAGTGAGTTGGATAGCGATGTGCTTACTCTACCAATAAATCCAATAAGATTGGAGCATATAATACAAAGGAGAAATTGAGAATAACCTATTACTCACCTGTTATTCAATGTCTGTGATACATGGGTCATTGTTATACAGGTAGGCTTGCTGTCATAATCAGTCGTATTTATACACAGATACAGTGTCTTAATGAAGTCTCTTGGACATTGACATGTCATAATAAAATGCATCAAGGGAGAAGCTCACTGTATGATTAATGCTTTGTAAGCATTTCAACGTATGCTCTTAATTAAACATTCTTTCtagttaaatatattattattgtttgttaTTGTGAAGATTTAACTATTTAGGGCAGGGATAGGACATTTTCAGCACTCCAAGTGTTGAGGacaacatctcccataatgctcttacagccataataaaGGCAGCTTCtcaggagagatgtagtccataaaatCCAGAGTGCCATTGGGTGCCTAACCCCAATTTAATGGGTTATTTATGAAATGGAGAATGTAGAgagttgaaaactgaattgcagctTACAGCAGAACTAAACATGTTTCTtattcaccacaattcactatttgcagggttacttactaaaatgaaaattcaaacagttaaaggaccactataggcacccagaccacttcagctcaatgaagtagtctgggtgccaggtccctctagttttaaccctgcagctgaaaacatagcagtttcagagaaactgagggctaatctagcctctagtggctgtctcactgacagccgctagaggccgcttccacgattctcactgtgaaaatcacagtgagaagacgctagatgtccataggaaagcattgagtaatgctttcatatgggctgtttgaatgtaaCATTCATTCCAAATCCAAATTACAGCACCGGAACTGGAGATTTATCAACGATCACATCTGAAACTTGCTATGATTGCTAATTCAATACCAGGTCCCCCTGCTGACTGCCACACTTTTCTTAGGCTCTCCAGTAAATATCTTCATTTTAACATCATTAATCTCAAAACTCACCACAAATATTCCAAGGACCAATCTCAACTCCACATATCACACACCTCCGATTTATCAAAATGAAGCCCAAGGAAGGCTGGCATATGGACAAGGGTAATTTGGGATTGGAGATTTTACGATTGGGGTGTGGCTTAAGGTTCATATATATAAGCGACCAGGTAGAAGCCATCTTAATTCTCACCTACTTGTTGCTGTCTTGCTGCAGGTCGGTGTGGACTTTGTTTATGTCTTGCATGATGGATTCCCAGGATACAGACCTTGAGGTGGAGGCCTGCCTAGCAGGTGTCAGGGCGGCTGTCAGAGAGCGTGGAGTGGCATGGATGGGAGAGCAGCTGGAGACTTCAAGAGATCCGGCGGGACCATCAGGTGCGCAGGCGAGACGGACTGCATTGCGTACTACACGACGCACTAGGTCGCTACAATGCCTAAGTCCGGGGGACAAAAAAGGCCCACGCAGGAGGAGCCCTTCCTTACACGACCCAGAATCCAGGATGGAAAGCGGAGGCCTGTGCTTGTGTCAGTTGGGGGTGGAGGTGCATGCCACGGAGGTCACCCCGTAACTGAGACACGGATTATGCAATGCCGCATGACAGGACGGCGCAAAATACAGCTGCGTCAGGTCCCCAAATCCCTGGGGACGCTGCTGGGTTTGGGACATCACAGAGGTCGACTACAGCGGGACTCCAGATCCTCGGGAGCACTGCTGGGAGGGAGCAGCAGGACGCAGGCCCGGAACTGCAGGGTAAGTAGGCCCACAGGGCCTCAGTGACTCTGAGGGCACTATTAGTGGGTTGGAGGTTGGGGAGCCCCTTGCAAAGCCAGAATCTTCCTATGGTGCTGTGGCCAGAAGGGGCTTGGGCGACAGGACTACCTTAGCACCCTTGGAATTTCACAGGAGGGAGAGTGCAGAGCGTATATCACTCAGGACCTCACAGTGTGTGTCTAAAGGGTCCCAGGCATCTCCCCCAGGTGCGCTGTGGCTTCAGGTGGGAAGGCAGAGCGCTGAGAACTGAACGCAGGTGTCAAGTAGCAATTTATCTCAACAGCATGATGTCCCCTCTGGAACACTTTGGGTCTGAATTCCAATGGGTGAGCAGGACCGCCTGCACTCAGGGTCAGGTAACCAGGTCTACAGGTTCCACAATATATAGCAGGGCTTGCAGGCAAGCATCACGACATCGCTCCAGGAGTGGTCGACGGAGTAGGCATGGCAGCGCGGATAGGGGCTCCCCTAGCTACCGCCAGGACAGAGGACACTACAGCTCACCAGTTAGGGGTACAAGTCCCAGGAGGAGCACTTACAGGTCCATCAGTGGGCGCTCCCTGGACAGGTGTGCAAGGGTAACATCTTGAGTCAGGTATGGCCgtaaggcagtggtgtatcctggttttgtgctgccctaggcgggacaaaactcaggcgctccCCCCTCCcgcacgcgcgccacccccacccaacctttacctcgccccgcattctaaatacacacacacacattcactgacagatacgcatacactagctaacagaaacacacacttgctaacagaaacacacacactaacagacacactcacactcagtaacagacaaacacactcactaacagacacacaataacagacacacactcagtcactagcagacacaaactagcagacacacacactcactaacatacacacacacatacacagtcagacacacacacacacacacacacacactctcacaggcaaacacactaacagacacacacactaacagacacactaacagacacacacacactaacagacatacacacactaacacacacacacacacacactaagagacacacacactaacaggcacaaacacactaacagacacacacacacacacacacacacacactcactaacagacacacacacacacacacacacacacacacacactcactaacagacatacactcactaacagacacacactcacactcactaacagacacacacacactcacactcacaggcaaacacactaacagacacacacacactaacacacacacacacacacactaacagacacacacacacactaacagacacacacacacacacacacacacacactaacagacacacacacactaacagacacacacacacactcactaacatacacacacacactcactaacagacacacactcacactcactaacagacacacacacacacacacacacactcactaacagacacacactcactcactaacagacacacacacacacactcacactcactaacagacacacattcactaacagacacacacacactcacactcactaacagacacacacactcacactcactaacagacactcacactcactaacagacactcacactccctCACTCACAGAGGACACTACAGCTCACCAGTTAGGGGTACAAGTCCCAGGAGGAGCACTTACAGGTCCATCAGTGGGCGCTCCCTGGACAGGTGTGCAAGGGTAACATCTTGAGTCAGGTATGGCCgtaaggcagtggtgtatcctggttttgtgctgccctaggcaggacaaaactcaggcgctccCCCCTCCTgcacgcgcgccacccccacccaacctttaccccgccccgcattctaaatacacacacacacattcactgacagatacgcatacactagctaacagaaacacacactcgctaacagaaacacacacactaacagacacactcacactcagtaacagacaaacacactcactaacagacacacaataacagacacacactcagtcactagcagacacaaactagcagacacacacactcactaacatacacacacacacacacagtcagacaaacacacacactcacaggcaaacacactaacagacacacacactaacagacacactaacagacacacacacacactaacagacacacacacactaacagacacacacacacacacacacacacacacacgcacacacactaacagacacacacacacactaacagacaccagacacacacacacacacactaacatacacacacactcactaacagacacacacacacactcactaacagacatacactcactaacagacacacactcacactcactaacagacacacacactcacacagtcacacacacacactcacaggcaaacacactaacagaaccacacacaaacactaacagacacacacacacactaacacacacacacacactaacagacacacacacacactaacagacacacacacacacacacacacacactaacagacacacacacactaacagacacacacacacacacactaacagacacacacacacacactcactaacatacacacacacacactcactaacagacacacactcactaacagacacacactcactaacagacacacactcacactcactaacagacacacacacacactcactaacagacacacacacactcacactcactaacagacacacactcactaacagacacacacacactcacactcactaacagacacacacactcacactcacactcacactca from Pelobates fuscus isolate aPelFus1 chromosome 1, aPelFus1.pri, whole genome shotgun sequence harbors:
- the LOC134586044 gene encoding olfactory receptor 12D1-like, encoding MANNSGIFSYELLVFPGLPEKYEILVSVAMFLIYNMSLITNGIVILLVFSQRNLHHPMYKFIGNLALSDLLFDTITLPKIVAKYWNGDGSMSVPGCITQLFFVHFLGSLDSFLIMVMALDRYVAICKPLRYPSIVTNKFAAILCSLVWILAAIAPSHSTIRSAQINYCGKNKIKSCFCSTPSVFSLACTDYSTALQISSTIAVTVLLGPLSLIILSYIFIIKMIHSSSRSKSWQKVFHTCTTHFLVIGLYYIPRVTLYFTNLYRVVINADINVLLLCLYTYIPHLANPVIYCLRTEEIRNTLQFQYA